GGTACCATCGTAAAAGTTCCCCGCGTTGGACAAGCCCTGCGCATCCCTGGCGCTAGTACTAAAGAATTTATTTTTTAAAAACCGGAAGCGATCGTGTCCTTGCGATCCGGTCCAGTAGAGATCAGATCGATGCGGACTCCGATCAGTTTTTCCAAAGTTCGGATATAGTCCTTACAGGTTGACGGTAATTTATCGAAATCGCCGATCCCGGTTATATCCGTTTTCCAACCAGGAAATTCCTCGTAAATGACTTTGACGTCCTCAAGTCCTTGAGAAGGAAAACATTCCAATCTTTTGCCGTTCCTTTCGTACGCGACTGCGACCGGAATCTTATCGTAAGCGGACAAGACGTCGATCTTCGTCAAAGCGATCGAAGTAAGACCGTTGATCCGCACCGCATGACGCAGGACTTCCGTATCGAACCAACCGCATCTGCGAGGTCGACCGGTTGTGGCTCCGTATTCCGCACCCAAAGTCCGAAGTTTTTCTCCTTCGTCACCGAGAAGTTCCGTCGGGAAAGGACCTTCTCCCACACGAGTCGTATACGCTTTTGTGATTCCGATTACGCTCTTTAAATGATGGAAAGCGATTCCGGATCCGATAAAGGCTCCGCCTGTCGTCGGGTTGGAACTGGTTACGTACGGATAGGTTCCGAAGTCCACATCCAAACCCGTTCCCTGCGCGCCTTCCAGCAGGATTTTCTTTCCTGCCTTGAGTTGATTTTCCAGATAGTACGGCGTATTAATAATGTTCTTACGAACCTTGGAAAGAAAGAGTTTCAAAGAATCCAGGATTTCCTTCGTGGAAATTTCTTCGATTCCGTACAACTTGCCGATTTCATAATTCTTTTCGTCCACAAGATGTTTTAAACGTGATTCGAAATCGTTCTCCAAAAGATCCCCGACGCGGAGACCGATCCGCATCATCTTGTCGGCATAACAGATTCCGATTCCTTTCTTAGTCGTTCCGATTTTACGCTCCGGAGTGCAATTGTTCTCCCTTGCGGAATCGATCAAACCGTGAAACGGAAAAAGTAAATGGCAGGAATCGCTGAGCAGAAGTTTTTCATAAACGGGGAATCCTTCCGCCTGCAATTTATCGCATTCTTCCACAAAGAACGCGGGATCCAATACGACCCCGTTTCCGATCACGCAGACCGTTTGATCGTAAATGACTCCCGAAGGAACCAAATGAAAAACGTATTTTTTCCCGTGGACCACGACGGTATGTCCGGCGTTCGCCCCGCCCTGATAGCGTACGATGATATCCGTATCTTTTGATAAATAATCGATTACTTTTGCTTTGCCTTCGTCACCCCATTGGGTTCCGACTACTAATGTTGCGGGCATAGGATTCTTTCCTTATTGTGCGTTCGCACTGAAGAGGTACTATTCGTTTTCAATCGGTTTTTCACACGTTTTCTAGGCTATCCACATTGATTGCATAGCCGCAGGCATCCTTTTGTATTCCTGAAAAAAGCTCATAGAGATGATCGTACGCGCCACCCGTAACGACCGGTTCCGAATAACCTTCTAAATATCCCTGAAACACAAAGCCCGTATAGTATTCTAAATCCGGAATAAGCGTAAAGTCCAGGCAATACCGAAAATTCGATCCGGTTTTTATCGAGGAAAGAATCTCGCGGGTTTCCGCCAATATTTCGATGGATTCCGCCGGAAGATTAGAATTCGAGAATAAAGAAACCGGATCCTTGCTTTCCCGAGAGAAACCGAGGCAGAGAGACTCCAGAACCGGT
The Leptospira inadai serovar Lyme str. 10 genome window above contains:
- a CDS encoding adenylosuccinate synthase → MPATLVVGTQWGDEGKAKVIDYLSKDTDIIVRYQGGANAGHTVVVHGKKYVFHLVPSGVIYDQTVCVIGNGVVLDPAFFVEECDKLQAEGFPVYEKLLLSDSCHLLFPFHGLIDSARENNCTPERKIGTTKKGIGICYADKMMRIGLRVGDLLENDFESRLKHLVDEKNYEIGKLYGIEEISTKEILDSLKLFLSKVRKNIINTPYYLENQLKAGKKILLEGAQGTGLDVDFGTYPYVTSSNPTTGGAFIGSGIAFHHLKSVIGITKAYTTRVGEGPFPTELLGDEGEKLRTLGAEYGATTGRPRRCGWFDTEVLRHAVRINGLTSIALTKIDVLSAYDKIPVAVAYERNGKRLECFPSQGLEDVKVIYEEFPGWKTDITGIGDFDKLPSTCKDYIRTLEKLIGVRIDLISTGPDRKDTIASGF